One window of the Benincasa hispida cultivar B227 chromosome 3, ASM972705v1, whole genome shotgun sequence genome contains the following:
- the LOC120073116 gene encoding trafficking protein particle complex subunit 11 isoform X1, whose protein sequence is MQNYPEELQTPPVRLISLVGCPDLHPTISTHLLSDQPPIHTLAFPDLSKISFLLPPSPKDPSEPPLSTPPPGIFKRDWLLKHRTKVPAVVAALFPSHHVSGDPAQWLQLCSDLDHLKAVTRTRNIKLVVIIVHSDSKDDINEDRMIALRKRAEVDSKYVVFVKPNDASELMQSLHRLRNFFSELATTYYKDEGRKVKTRIEKRTYNYTELNIRYCFKAAVYAEFLSDWIEALRFYEDAYNKLWEISGIPSRSLSIQRLVEVKTIAEQLHFKISTLLLHSGKVTEAVTWFRQHITLYSRLVGEPDTEFLHWEWMSRQYLVFAELLETSSAMSLTIPSMGLGTGNKPLTEWEFYPAYYYQLAANYLKKKRSSFELMSSMYINADELEKTTEPLVPSIYVGQYSRLLEQVDVMVIQAVTDKEFLNNIIAEEKKHQDPLKMITLLQKAYESYSHAKAQRTSSFFAFQIAKEHYAMDDLEDAKKHFDNVASLYRREGWATLLWEVLGYLRELSRKRGIVKDYLEYSLEMAALPISSDVNMLSLRSQDCCPVGPATLEQREKIHNEIFDLVHEKSVLGSVEHGKELKVTGDNPVHLEIDLVSPLRLVLLASVAFHDQVIKPGMTTLITVSLLSHLPLTIELDQLEVHFNQPECNFIIMNAERLPSAMIDGDQHDNRVEQASSLALSSNKWLRMTYQIKSDRSGKLECTSVIAKIRPNFTICCRAESPVSMDDLPLWKFEDHVETLPTKDPALAFSGLKAIQVEELDPEVDLTLSASTPALVGETFIVPVTVISKGPDIHAGELKINLVDVRGGGLFSPREAEHVSDSHHVELLGISYTGDDTESHLISDEEMKIKQSFGLISVPFLKSGESWSCKLQIKWHRAKPIMLYVSLGYSPLGNEPNAQKINVHRSLQIDGKPAVTIGHHFLLPFRRDPLLLSRTKAIPHADQSLSLPLNETCILVTSARNCTEVPLELISMSIEADNDGIEEKSCSIRSASSNLVDPALLMAGEEFKKVFTVTSEINPSKLRLGNVLLRWKRYSRTKDHYDSNIPSVLTTQRLPDVDIEFSPLIVCMESPPYAILGEPFTYFIKIKNQSKLLQEIKFSLADVQSFVISGSHDDTISILPKSEHVLSYKLVPLASGMLQLPRFTLTSARYSASFQPSLAESTVFVFPSKPPCELADKGDTGSETCGPISTSLS, encoded by the exons atgcaGAATTATCCGGAAGAGCTTCAGACTCCACCCGTGAGGCTGATTTCCCTCGTCGGATGCCCCGACCTTCACCCCACCATCTCCACTCACCTCCTCTCCGACCAGCCTCCGATCCACACCCTCGCCTTCCCCGACCTCTCCAAGATCTCCTTTCTTCTCCCTCCTTCCCCCAAAGACCCCTCTGAACCTCCTCTTTCCACTCCCCCTCCCGGTATCTTCAAGAGGGATTGGCTTCTTAAGCATCGGACCAAGGTTCCTGCTGTTGTTGCTGCTCTTTTCCCCTCTCATCATGTTTCCGGCGATCCTGCCCAGTGGCTTCAGCTCTGCTCCGATCTCGATCACCTTAA AGCTGTGACTCGTACCAGGAACATCAAACTAGTTGTCATTATTGTCCATTCCGATTCCAAAG ATGATATCAACGAGGATCGAATGATTGCTTTACGCAAACGTGCTGAAGTGGACTCAAAATATGTCGTCTTTGTTAAACCTAACGATGCTTCGGAACTCATGCAATCCCTTCACAG GTTACGGAACTTCTTCTCAGAACTAGCAACTACATACTATAAAGATGAAGGAAGGAAGGTGAAAACACGTATTGAAAAGAGGACTTACAATTACACTGAGTTGAATATTCGGTATTGCTTTAAA GCTGCCGTTTATGCAGAGTTCCTAAGTGACTGGATTGAAGCTCTACGGTTTTATGAGGATGCTTACAACAAGTTGTGggag ATTTCAGGGATACCATCAAGGTCACTATCAATTCAGCGGTTGGTTGAGGTTAAAACCATTGCAGAGCAGTTACACTTTAAGATATCAACCTTGTTATTGCATAGTGGAAAGGTCACTGAAGCAGTGACATGGTTCCGCCAACACATTACCTTGTACAGTAGGCTAGTTGGAGAGCCAGATACAGAGTTTCTTCACTGGGAATGGATGAGTAGACAATACTTGGTATTCGCAGAGTTGCTAGAGACAAGCTCAGCAATGAGTCTTACCATCCCATCAATGGGTCTAGGCACTGGAAACAAGCCTTTAACGGAATGGGAGTTTTATCCCGCTTATTACTATCAG TTAGCTGCTAATTacctgaagaagaagagatcgtCTTTTGAGTTGATGTCGTCAATGTATATTAATGCGGATGAATTGGAAAAAACTACCGAGCCTTTGGTGCCATCAATATATGTGGGCCAGTATTCTAGGTTACTTGAACAAGTTGATGTGATGGTTATACAAGC TGTTACCGATAAAGAGTTTTTGAATAATATCATTGCcgaagaaaaaaaacatcaagATCCCTTGAAGATGATTACTCTTCTCCAAAAAGCTTATGAGTCGTACAGTCATGCCAAAGCCCAGAGAACGAGCTCCTTTTTTGCATTCCAGATAGCTAAAGAGCATTATGCGATGGATGATTTAGAAGATGCAAAAAAACATTTTGACAATGTTGCAAGTTTATATAGGAGAGAGGGATGGGCCACTTTGTTGTGGGAAGTCCTTGGTTACCTGCGAGAGTTGTCTAGGAAACGTGGTATTGTGAAAGATTATTTGGAGTATTCTCTTGAAATGGCTGCACTTCCCATATCATCTGATGTTAATATGCTGTCTCTCAGATCCCAAGATTGCTGCCCAGTGGGCCCTGCAACTCTAGAACAGAGGGAAAAAATCCACAACGAAATATTTGATCTTGTTCATGAAAAATCAGTATTGGGCTCAGTTGAACATGGCAAAGAGCTCAAAGTAACGGGAGACAATCCTGTACATCTTGAAATTGATCTAGTGAGCCCTCTTAGATTGGTACTTCTTGCTTCAGTTGCTTTTCATGATCAAGTAATCAAGCCCGGCATGACTACTTTGATTACTGTGTCACTTCTTTCTCACTTGCCCCTTACTATTGAACTTGATCAATTAGAAGTTCACTTTAACCAACCAGAGTGTAACTTTATCATAATGAATGCTGAAAGACTTCCTTCTGCTATGATAGACGGTGATCAACATGATAACAGAGTTGAGCAGGCTTCTTCTCTTGCACTTTCGTCAAATAAATGGCTACGAATGACATATCAAATCAAATCTG aTCGAAGTGGGAAACTTGAATGCACCTCTGTTATTGCAAAGATACGGCCAAACTTTACAATATGTTGCAGAGCTGAAAGCCCTGTTTCAATGGATGATTTACCTCTTTGGAAGTTTGAAGATCATGTGGAGACGCTCCCAACCAAGGATCCTGCTCTAGCCTTTTCTGGCCTGAAGGCAATCCAGGTTGAAGAGCTTGACCCAGAAGTAGATCTTACTTTAAGTGCTTCTACCCCTGCATTAGTTGGAGAGACTTTCATCGTACCTGTAACTGTGATCTCCAAGGGTCCTGATATCCACGCTGGCGAGTTGAAGATCAACCTGGTTGATGTGCGAGGAGGTGGTTTGTTTAGCCCAAGGGAAGCAGAACACGTTTCTGATAGCCATCATGTTGAGCTTCTTGGCATTTCTTATACAGGAGATGATACGGAATCACATTTGATCTCCGATGAAGAAATGAAGATTAAGCAGTCCTTTGGATTGATTTCTGTTCCATTTCTAAAAAGTGGAGAGTCCTGGTCCTGCAAACTGCAAATTAAGTGGCATCGAGCTAAGCCCATTATGCTTTATGTATCCCTGGGCTATTCTCCACTTGGCAATGAACCAAATGCTCAAAAAATCAATGTCCACAGGAGCTTGCAGATTGACGGCAAGCCTGCTGTAACAATTGGTCATCACTTTTTGCTGCCTTTCCGGCGGGACCCGTTGTTGCTTTCAAGGACTAAAGCAATCCCTCATGCTGACCAGTCATTATCTCTGCCCCTAAACGAGACTTGCATACTGGTGACCAGTGCCCGGAATTGCACCGAGGTCCCCTTGGAACTAATATCCATGTCAATTGAAGCAGATAATGACGGGATTGAAGAAAAGTCATGTTCCATAAGAAGTGCTAGCAGTAACCTTGTAGACCCAGCTCTTCTCATGGCTGGGGAAGAATTTAAGAAGGTTTTCACCGTCACTTCCGAGATAAATCCATCAAAGCTTAGGTTAGGAAATGTGTTACTTAGGTGGAAAAGATACTCAAGGACTAAAGACCACTATGATTCTAACATTCCTTCAGTCTTAACCACGCAGAGGCTTCCAGATGTCGATATAGAGTTTTCGCCTTTAATTGTGTGCATGGAGAGTCCTCCTTATGCCATCCTCGGAGAACCATTCACCTActttataaagattaaaaatcaATCAAAGTTATTACAGGAAATCAAGTTTTCTTTAGCAGATGTACAGAGTTTTGTGATATCTGGTTCTCATGATGATACAATTTCAATACTCCCTAAATCCGAGCACGTCCTTAGCTACAAGCTGGTTCCTTTGGCCTCAGGTATGCTACAGTTGCCCAGATTTACTTTAACTTCAGCAAGATATTCTGCTAGCTTTCAGCCTTCATTGGCGGAATCTACAGTGTTCGTGTTTCCTTCAAAACCCCCCTGCGAGTTGGCTGACAAAGGAGACACAGGATCAGAGACTTGTGGTCCAATATCTACCAGCCTTTCTTGA
- the LOC120073116 gene encoding trafficking protein particle complex subunit 11 isoform X2, with amino-acid sequence MIALRKRAEVDSKYVVFVKPNDASELMQSLHRLRNFFSELATTYYKDEGRKVKTRIEKRTYNYTELNIRYCFKAAVYAEFLSDWIEALRFYEDAYNKLWEISGIPSRSLSIQRLVEVKTIAEQLHFKISTLLLHSGKVTEAVTWFRQHITLYSRLVGEPDTEFLHWEWMSRQYLVFAELLETSSAMSLTIPSMGLGTGNKPLTEWEFYPAYYYQLAANYLKKKRSSFELMSSMYINADELEKTTEPLVPSIYVGQYSRLLEQVDVMVIQAVTDKEFLNNIIAEEKKHQDPLKMITLLQKAYESYSHAKAQRTSSFFAFQIAKEHYAMDDLEDAKKHFDNVASLYRREGWATLLWEVLGYLRELSRKRGIVKDYLEYSLEMAALPISSDVNMLSLRSQDCCPVGPATLEQREKIHNEIFDLVHEKSVLGSVEHGKELKVTGDNPVHLEIDLVSPLRLVLLASVAFHDQVIKPGMTTLITVSLLSHLPLTIELDQLEVHFNQPECNFIIMNAERLPSAMIDGDQHDNRVEQASSLALSSNKWLRMTYQIKSDRSGKLECTSVIAKIRPNFTICCRAESPVSMDDLPLWKFEDHVETLPTKDPALAFSGLKAIQVEELDPEVDLTLSASTPALVGETFIVPVTVISKGPDIHAGELKINLVDVRGGGLFSPREAEHVSDSHHVELLGISYTGDDTESHLISDEEMKIKQSFGLISVPFLKSGESWSCKLQIKWHRAKPIMLYVSLGYSPLGNEPNAQKINVHRSLQIDGKPAVTIGHHFLLPFRRDPLLLSRTKAIPHADQSLSLPLNETCILVTSARNCTEVPLELISMSIEADNDGIEEKSCSIRSASSNLVDPALLMAGEEFKKVFTVTSEINPSKLRLGNVLLRWKRYSRTKDHYDSNIPSVLTTQRLPDVDIEFSPLIVCMESPPYAILGEPFTYFIKIKNQSKLLQEIKFSLADVQSFVISGSHDDTISILPKSEHVLSYKLVPLASGMLQLPRFTLTSARYSASFQPSLAESTVFVFPSKPPCELADKGDTGSETCGPISTSLS; translated from the exons ATGATTGCTTTACGCAAACGTGCTGAAGTGGACTCAAAATATGTCGTCTTTGTTAAACCTAACGATGCTTCGGAACTCATGCAATCCCTTCACAG GTTACGGAACTTCTTCTCAGAACTAGCAACTACATACTATAAAGATGAAGGAAGGAAGGTGAAAACACGTATTGAAAAGAGGACTTACAATTACACTGAGTTGAATATTCGGTATTGCTTTAAA GCTGCCGTTTATGCAGAGTTCCTAAGTGACTGGATTGAAGCTCTACGGTTTTATGAGGATGCTTACAACAAGTTGTGggag ATTTCAGGGATACCATCAAGGTCACTATCAATTCAGCGGTTGGTTGAGGTTAAAACCATTGCAGAGCAGTTACACTTTAAGATATCAACCTTGTTATTGCATAGTGGAAAGGTCACTGAAGCAGTGACATGGTTCCGCCAACACATTACCTTGTACAGTAGGCTAGTTGGAGAGCCAGATACAGAGTTTCTTCACTGGGAATGGATGAGTAGACAATACTTGGTATTCGCAGAGTTGCTAGAGACAAGCTCAGCAATGAGTCTTACCATCCCATCAATGGGTCTAGGCACTGGAAACAAGCCTTTAACGGAATGGGAGTTTTATCCCGCTTATTACTATCAG TTAGCTGCTAATTacctgaagaagaagagatcgtCTTTTGAGTTGATGTCGTCAATGTATATTAATGCGGATGAATTGGAAAAAACTACCGAGCCTTTGGTGCCATCAATATATGTGGGCCAGTATTCTAGGTTACTTGAACAAGTTGATGTGATGGTTATACAAGC TGTTACCGATAAAGAGTTTTTGAATAATATCATTGCcgaagaaaaaaaacatcaagATCCCTTGAAGATGATTACTCTTCTCCAAAAAGCTTATGAGTCGTACAGTCATGCCAAAGCCCAGAGAACGAGCTCCTTTTTTGCATTCCAGATAGCTAAAGAGCATTATGCGATGGATGATTTAGAAGATGCAAAAAAACATTTTGACAATGTTGCAAGTTTATATAGGAGAGAGGGATGGGCCACTTTGTTGTGGGAAGTCCTTGGTTACCTGCGAGAGTTGTCTAGGAAACGTGGTATTGTGAAAGATTATTTGGAGTATTCTCTTGAAATGGCTGCACTTCCCATATCATCTGATGTTAATATGCTGTCTCTCAGATCCCAAGATTGCTGCCCAGTGGGCCCTGCAACTCTAGAACAGAGGGAAAAAATCCACAACGAAATATTTGATCTTGTTCATGAAAAATCAGTATTGGGCTCAGTTGAACATGGCAAAGAGCTCAAAGTAACGGGAGACAATCCTGTACATCTTGAAATTGATCTAGTGAGCCCTCTTAGATTGGTACTTCTTGCTTCAGTTGCTTTTCATGATCAAGTAATCAAGCCCGGCATGACTACTTTGATTACTGTGTCACTTCTTTCTCACTTGCCCCTTACTATTGAACTTGATCAATTAGAAGTTCACTTTAACCAACCAGAGTGTAACTTTATCATAATGAATGCTGAAAGACTTCCTTCTGCTATGATAGACGGTGATCAACATGATAACAGAGTTGAGCAGGCTTCTTCTCTTGCACTTTCGTCAAATAAATGGCTACGAATGACATATCAAATCAAATCTG aTCGAAGTGGGAAACTTGAATGCACCTCTGTTATTGCAAAGATACGGCCAAACTTTACAATATGTTGCAGAGCTGAAAGCCCTGTTTCAATGGATGATTTACCTCTTTGGAAGTTTGAAGATCATGTGGAGACGCTCCCAACCAAGGATCCTGCTCTAGCCTTTTCTGGCCTGAAGGCAATCCAGGTTGAAGAGCTTGACCCAGAAGTAGATCTTACTTTAAGTGCTTCTACCCCTGCATTAGTTGGAGAGACTTTCATCGTACCTGTAACTGTGATCTCCAAGGGTCCTGATATCCACGCTGGCGAGTTGAAGATCAACCTGGTTGATGTGCGAGGAGGTGGTTTGTTTAGCCCAAGGGAAGCAGAACACGTTTCTGATAGCCATCATGTTGAGCTTCTTGGCATTTCTTATACAGGAGATGATACGGAATCACATTTGATCTCCGATGAAGAAATGAAGATTAAGCAGTCCTTTGGATTGATTTCTGTTCCATTTCTAAAAAGTGGAGAGTCCTGGTCCTGCAAACTGCAAATTAAGTGGCATCGAGCTAAGCCCATTATGCTTTATGTATCCCTGGGCTATTCTCCACTTGGCAATGAACCAAATGCTCAAAAAATCAATGTCCACAGGAGCTTGCAGATTGACGGCAAGCCTGCTGTAACAATTGGTCATCACTTTTTGCTGCCTTTCCGGCGGGACCCGTTGTTGCTTTCAAGGACTAAAGCAATCCCTCATGCTGACCAGTCATTATCTCTGCCCCTAAACGAGACTTGCATACTGGTGACCAGTGCCCGGAATTGCACCGAGGTCCCCTTGGAACTAATATCCATGTCAATTGAAGCAGATAATGACGGGATTGAAGAAAAGTCATGTTCCATAAGAAGTGCTAGCAGTAACCTTGTAGACCCAGCTCTTCTCATGGCTGGGGAAGAATTTAAGAAGGTTTTCACCGTCACTTCCGAGATAAATCCATCAAAGCTTAGGTTAGGAAATGTGTTACTTAGGTGGAAAAGATACTCAAGGACTAAAGACCACTATGATTCTAACATTCCTTCAGTCTTAACCACGCAGAGGCTTCCAGATGTCGATATAGAGTTTTCGCCTTTAATTGTGTGCATGGAGAGTCCTCCTTATGCCATCCTCGGAGAACCATTCACCTActttataaagattaaaaatcaATCAAAGTTATTACAGGAAATCAAGTTTTCTTTAGCAGATGTACAGAGTTTTGTGATATCTGGTTCTCATGATGATACAATTTCAATACTCCCTAAATCCGAGCACGTCCTTAGCTACAAGCTGGTTCCTTTGGCCTCAGGTATGCTACAGTTGCCCAGATTTACTTTAACTTCAGCAAGATATTCTGCTAGCTTTCAGCCTTCATTGGCGGAATCTACAGTGTTCGTGTTTCCTTCAAAACCCCCCTGCGAGTTGGCTGACAAAGGAGACACAGGATCAGAGACTTGTGGTCCAATATCTACCAGCCTTTCTTGA